The following is a genomic window from Camelina sativa cultivar DH55 unplaced genomic scaffold, Cs unpScaffold01579, whole genome shotgun sequence.
GGATTTTGAATGGCTGTGGAAATATCTtggatatgtattttttatagatagttAGTATCTTTCAAAAGGCACGGTACAACAATTGATTTGTCTCTTAATAGGTAACATACATGAGGAAGTGTGGTTAGTGGTAAGATACTTTGTTATGTACATTGAGTGAAAAAAACACACCGAAGAATGACTAAAGAGCAACGACTTAAACTACCTACAAGCAGAGGAGTGAGTAGAAGACAAGAGGTATGAAGGCGTTGTCTAATTGCGCCGTGTAAGCTTCCAACATCCCGGTGGCTGTCACCGTCACAAAAAGCGACCACCATCCTTGGCTTAGTATATAACCCATTGATGCTAATACTGGGACCAGCACAAAGCAGACTGCCATTACCGATGTTATTCCTGCTGCTGTACCCTCGACCGTTTTCTCTGTTCCGGCCAAACATTATTTTACGCACTTGACAATATTAGTTTCTGATGAAAGCAATAATAGTTGAGAGTTTTttaaaaggagaagaaaatgcTCACTTCCTGTCTTGCTCCATCTTAACACCCCATACTTGTGCCCAACCATTGATGCCTGTAAAGCATATCGTTATAACATTACATTAAAAGAGACTCGGGTTTTCGAAGGTAGATTCTCTGCTGAGTAAAATCTTACCATTGTATCTCCAATCCCGAGGCTGAGAATTCCGGCAAATGGGGATAAAGCTCGGTCATTGAACCCAGAAGACATCCAAATTGGAAGCGCACACCCAAGTAAGAGTGAAAAGTGGCTACAAATCAGACATAATATAGTCAATAGttatacaaatcaaacaaaaatgtaataattttaCATTGCATTTTCCCATCCATGGTCTTTAAAACAGTTTTGGCATACCTGACAATCAGATACTCTGAGTCACGATGGTCCGTGAAAGCATTCATGAATTGATGTAAAGGCTCTCCGAGGGGATGAATTCTCCAGATCTGGTTTTGCAAAATGAGTATTTTGCATCAAGCCCATTGAATGTGATGAAATCGAGAAGATGAGTTATTTGAATCAGAAGAGGGCTTACTCGAATGATCTCCAATGCAAGAAATACCGCCAATGCTGCACCAAATGCTAGATCGAGAAATTTAGGCTGCATGAAAGGACATCAAAATTATAGGAAGCTACTAGAGGAGCGGACTAACACATACCAAGTTTCTGAattataaaataagtttttcttGATCACCCAGTCACCTGTAAGACAAGAGCTGGCAAGAACATTAAAACAGCCATCAGATGGTAGTACTTCCGAAGCAAGATTCTCTCAACCTTGCTACTCCTCGAGATGTTATAAAATCGTGAGACAGACACAACGATCAACAGAACCCAGTAGATACATAATGAAAGTCTCTTCAGAGGTTCAGAAAAGACAAATGTGAGCACCCTGCGACAGAGTATAAAGTTGGATACAATCTTAGAAGGTGGAATGGTCACTACAGATGCTAGACGACACAAGATAAGTAATTGATTGTAGAGATAAAGTACCATAAGAAAGGATGCTGGTTGAAATCGTGTACAAACTGCATCCAAGAAGGAACAGCCACGACCATAAAAAATAGAAGTGAAACAAGAAATAACACAGATTTTGCAACAACACTGCAGTTTCTTTGTTGAGCATCTTTCTTTCTCAACGagctttcatatatatacagagtAAATCTAAACACCATCGGGAAAAGTAGAAGGCCCAGCAGTAGACCCTACGAAGGAGACAGGTAAATTGTTATACAGCAATACAGTAACGGTAACTATTCATttagtttcgatttttattataataccTGGACGATTATGCCGGTTTCAGTTCTCCTTATTCCATAGCTTATTGAGACAAGATCTACGGGTATCAATTTCTCGAAAATCTGTAGTAATCATCATACGGTATGATTCATACCAAAGAAGGCAAAGTTACAGTGACAAATTTACAGAGCCATTCTTGCTAGTATTGCAGTAACTGATAAAATACAAATGCATGACCTGTtcaacaattataaaaaaagtttaagaactCTAACCTTTGCAATTGTGCATGCCAAAAAGTCGCCAAAGTAGAGAACAAGACCACTGGTCACGAGAAGTGCTTCCCCTATAGAAGTGGCAATTATTAAGGATTAGAAATGTGGAATTATAAAAGTGATCAAATCCAGAGTCTTAAC
Proteins encoded in this region:
- the LOC104774124 gene encoding dolichol kinase EVAN-like is translated as MLFHGLAAVKLIRHLFSTFPSCASIGEALLVTSGLVLYFGDFLACTIAKIFEKLIPVDLVSISYGIRRTETGIIVQGLLLGLLLFPMVFRFTLYIYESSLRKKDAQQRNCSVVAKSVLFLVSLLFFMVVAVPSWMQFVHDFNQHPFLWVLTFVFSEPLKRLSLCIYWVLLIVVSVSRFYNISRSSKVERILLRKYYHLMAVLMFLPALVLQPKFLDLAFGAALAVFLALEIIRIWRIHPLGEPLHQFMNAFTDHRDSEYLIVSHFSLLLGCALPIWMSSGFNDRALSPFAGILSLGIGDTMASMVGHKYGVLRWSKTGKKTVEGTAAGITSVMAVCFVLVPVLASMGYILSQGWWSLFVTVTATGMLEAYTAQLDNAFIPLVFYSLLCL